ATCGCGCCGGATGGCGCCGTCATCAAGCCGGGTGCGGCCGACCCGAAGCTGCACGTGCATACCGGCCGCGCAGTGGTGTTCAAGGACTACAACGACATGGCGGCGCGCATCGACGATGACGCGCTCGATATCGACGAGACCTGTGTGATCGTGCTGCAGCATGCGGGTCCGGTGGGCGCACCGGGCATGCCGGAGTGGGGCCAGTTGCCGATTCCGAAGAAGCTGCTGCAACAGGGCGTGCGCGACATGCTGCGCATCTCCGATGCACGGATGAGCGGTACGAGCTACGGTGCGTGCGTGCTGCACGTGGCGCCGGAATCGTTTATCGGCGGACCGTTCGCGCTGGTGCAGGACGGCGACATGATCGAACTCGACGTGCCGCAACGCAAACTCAATGTGCTGGTATCGGACGAGGAACTGGCGCGCCGCAAGGCCGCGTGGGTCGAACCGGCGCCGCGCTTTACGCGCGGTTACGGTGCGATGCATCAGGTACACGTGATGCAGGCCAACAAGGGTTGCGACTTCGACTTCCTGCAGCGCGACGGTGCGGCTGAGGCGGGCAGCGAGCCGGAAATTCACTGAGTGTTTTGCTCGGGGCGGCGGGACGTTTTTGGTCGCGTCCCGCCGCCGTTGGTTGCCTGGCGCCGCAGGCATCTAATACGTCATTGCGCATCAATGCATCGTCAAGACCCGATCCGATACACGCGTCCCGTCTGCGCGCCTTCTACGCTGCGCAGATACCCCTGCGCAGCGCGCTGGGCCGTCACCGGTTCGAAGCCGCGGAAATACGGCGCGTAGCCTCCCATCGATTCGGTCAGCACCGTCGGGCTCACCAGGTTGATGCGGATACCGCGCGGCAATTCGATCGCCGCTCCGCGCACAAAACCTTCCAGCGCGAGATTAACGGTAGTCGCGTTCGCGCCTTCCCGGATCGGCTCCTCGGCGAGGATGCCGCTGGTCAGCGTAAACGAGCCACCGTCATTGACGTACTGCTGCGCCGCGAGCACCACGTTGATCTGTCCCATCAGCTTGTCGCGTAAGCCGACCCAGAACTGTTCGATCGTCATCTCCGGCAGCGGGCCGAAATGTACCTTGCCCGTGGTGGTGACGACGCCATCCACCTTGCCGATTTCGCGGAACAGCTTTTCTATGCTCGCAGGATCCGTGCTGTCGACGCGATATTGGCCGCGCGTCGCACCCACTTCGATTACTTCATGGCGGGCCTTCAATTCGGCGCTCACTGCCTGGCCGAGTGTGCCGGTAGCGCCAATCACGACGATCTTTTTCATCTGCCACCCCTGAATGTTAAATGTGGGTTCGATTGTCGACGGGATAGGGAGCGGGAGTAAGAGGGCGCGGCTTGCAAGTGCTTAAACCTGCAGTTTCGAATCGTCTTGCGAAGCGGCATGTCGATGCAGCGACGCGTAGCGCCACGTCGTCATTCAAACGGTACGCGCTACGCGGATTCCCTCAGATCCGGGCGAAACAGGAAGAAAGTAAACGCTGCACCGCATGAGTCTCGTGACCTCATGCGGTGCAAAGGTCACTCCTTGGTCCTGCGCTGCAACTCGATGACGCGCGTAGGCCGCATATGGTTCAACGCGTAATGAATGCGCCCGCGGTCCTGACGGCTCCCCACCGGCCGCGGATCGTCGAACTGATGATCTTCATCGTAGGCGGACTGCGGCCCGACCATGCCCTTGTCGATCACCGTATAGCCCGGCTCTAACGCGAGCAGTAGGCGATTGCCGCCAACGCGGCTGTCGAAGCCGCCAAGACCGTCGCCTGCTTCCGGCACACTGTTCACCAGCGTGGCGTTGGTGGTTGTGACTTCGTCCGGTCCAATCGGGCTATGGCCCGCGAGACGCGCAGCTTCGAGATTCTTGCCGTCGGTGTCGACGGTGCTGTCGTGAGTGCGGTCGTTGTGCAACTCTGTGCTGCTCGGACCGCCGGTGCCGGGCTTACGGGTGGTGTCTGTGACATTGCTGTTCATTATGCTTTCTCCTTGAAGACAACATAGGTGAGTGCAGCAAAAGTTGTTCCGGGTCTTCCCTGAGTAGCGCTGCACGGTTCAGCTTGCACCAGGGCGGGCGTATGACATTCTTTTGATTTTTTTTTGACCAGCGCGTATTTTCTACAGAGTATGATCTTAATCCGACGAGTCAGCGCGGTTATTAAATCGACGGTTTTTACCGAGCCGTTTCAGCGTGACCAGAGAGAGACGGCGCTGCTCGAGCCAACTATATACGAGGCAATCAGGGGCGGTGACACATGCACTTCGATGCTGCATTCACACATCGCGGCTACTTGCTGAATTGCGAGCCGGCGCGCGCAGGAGATGGAACCTGGCAACCTTACGTGGTGATCTCCCGTTCGAGCGACGGCGAACTGGTGGCCAACCGTTTCTTCCCTACCGATTTCCGCTTTACCGATGAAGCCGCCGCGATCGCGCATGCGCGAGACTGGGCGGTGCGCTGGATCGACGCCAGCAGCGTCACCATATGACGCTGCTGGCCTGGATGCAGCGCCGCGCGAGCGGCGGCAAAACGCGGTAATCTCTGGGGACAATTCACTCTGAACCGTGCTCGCCGCACGGGCGCCGTCCTCACCATGTCAAACCGTCCTTCCCATAACTGGGGCCTCGAGCAGATCGTCGCAGACCTGCGCGAGTCGCGCGAGCAGTTGCACCGCACCCGCCACCCGCTCGGCATTCGCGACCTGCCCTCACGCGAGGCAGTGGGCAGTATCGTCACGGGCCTGCGCGCCGCGCTCTTTCCGACGCACTATGGTGCGCCCGACCTGACTGACGAGACTGTCGACTACTACGTTGGGCACACACTCGAAAGCACCTTGCGGCTGCTCGCCGAACAGATTCGCCGCGCCTTGCGATTCCTGCCGGAACACGCCGAGACACCGGAGACGGAGCTGGGCGAGCGCGCGTTCGAGGTGGCGCGTGAATTCGGCACGCAGTTGCCTGGTATCCGCGCGCTGCTGGTCAGCGACATTCAGGCCGCATTCACGGGCGACCCCGCTGCGCAGCACATTACCGAAATCCTGCTCTGCTATCCGGGCGTGTGGGCGATGACGCACCACCGCCTCGCGCACGCACTGCACCGGCTCGGTGTGCCGCTGCTGGCACGCTTTATCAACGAGATCGCACATTCGGCCACTGGCATTGATATCCACCCTGGCGCGCAGATCGGGCCGAGTTTTTTCATTGACCATGGCACGGGTGTGGTAATTGGCGAGACCGCTGTGATCGGCGAGCGCGTGCGGGTGTATCAAGCCGTGACGCTCGGCGCGAAAAGCTTCGCGGCGGATGTGGATGGCACGCTGGTCAAGGGCAATGCCCGCCATCCGGTCGTTGAAGATGATGTCGTGATCTACGCTGGCGCGACGATTCTCGGACGTGTGACGATTGGGCGAGGCTCGGTGATCGGCGGCAATGTCTGGTTGACGCATAGCGTGCCGCCGGGCAGCAGCGTCTCGCAGGGCAAGATCCGCGAAGGCGATCGCAAGGACGACGGGGGGCGTTGATGCCGACGCTCTTCCACGCCCGGAGGAGTTCGCCGTGACTGGCGGTCGCGTCTATATGCCCCGCTGCGCGATCGCCGGCGTAGAGGCGACGATTGCGGAAACGGCACATGCATTTCCACGACACTCGCACGACCGCTTCGGCGTTGGGGTGATCGTGCGAGGCGGACACCGCTCGGCGAGCGGGCGCGGTGTGGTGGAAGCGCGCATGAATGACGCGATCATGGTCAACCCTGGGGAAGTTCACGACGGCAGTCCGCTGGACGAGCGTGGCCGCGCATGGCGCATGCTTTACTTCGAGCCGGCACTTCTGCGCGATGTTGCGGGTGAACTGGTAGCGCAGGGACCAGCCGGCGTGCCGCATCAGATGATTGAATTGACGCAGCCGGTCGCTCACGATCCTGTATTGAACGCCCTGTTCGATCGGCTGTTCCTGGTGTCCGTTACGGTAGCCGGCCCCGGCGATGCACTGGCGCGCGAAACGGCGCTGCTGCATATGCTCGGGCATCTCGCGCGGCGCCACACTACGTTGAGGTACGTTTCGCCGCGCGACGTGGCGACTCCGATTGCGCGCGCCAGGGCCCGCATCGACGATGATCCCGCAGCACAGCTTACGCTCGCGGAGCTGGCCGCAGAGGCGGGCATGAGCCGCTTTCAGTTATTGCGCAACTTCGCGCAAGCGCTAGGGCTGCCGCCGCATGCGTACCGTATGCAGCGGCGCGTTGTGCTGGCTCGTCAGCTGATTGCGCGTGGCACTGCGCTTGCCGAGACGGCGGCTGCCGCGGGATTTGCGGACCAGAGTCATATGACGCGTGCATTCGTGCGTTTGCTCGGTGTGACGCCGGCTAACTACGCCGCGGCGATCCGCTAGCGATCCGTTCGGCGTCTCGCGAGGGCCACATGGCCCGTGTTCGCAGCGTTCTCTCCTTTCTTTTGCATGCGGCGGCGCGCGGGGCGATCTGCGCGCGTCAACACGCAGTACGCTGCAATTTCGTTCAAGACCGCCCGCTGCGCGACTTCTAAGCTGGCCGCTCATTCAATCATGAACGGCGGCAGAATGAATTCGCGTTACGTCGGCTATCTGTTTTGCGGTCTGGCGATGATCGGTGTCGGCAGCACGGTCGTGGTCAGCAAGACGATCGCGGCCGGGCTGCCGCCGTTTTCGGCCACTGCGTTGCGTTTTGCGATCGCGTTTCCTGTGTTCCTGCTGGTGATGCGCGTGCGCGGTGTGCGTTGGCCGTGCCTTGCATGGCGAGACGTGTTGCTGCTGATCGCGCAGGCAGGTGCGGGCAGCGTCGGCTACACGGTGTTTCTGATCAGCGGCATGAAGCTCGCTTCGGCAGCGGATGCCGGCGTGATTGCGGGCACTCTTCCGGCCGTGTCGGCACTCGTGGCGATGCTGGCGCTCGGCGAGCGTCCAGCGCCTTCGCTCGTCGGCGCCATTATTCTGGCGACATCAGGCGTGCTGGTGTGCACCGTGCGGCTGGGCGAGCTTGGTGTCCCGCGTGCAGCGAGTTCGTTAGCGGGGAATGCACTGGTGTTTATCGCGATCGTGTGCGAAGCGCTATTCATTCTGCTTAACCGCAAGCTGCGCACGCCGGTGGCGGCGCTGCCGCTGTCCGCATTGATGAGTGGAATAGGCTTCGCGGTGGCAATCGTACCAGCGGCCTTTGAGCACGCATGGCGTCTGCCGTTCGATGCAGCCGCGCTGGCGGGCGTTGTCTATTACGCCCTGGTGCCGACGGTTGGCGGGTTCGTGCTGTGGTATGCGGGGGCCGCCCGGATCAGCGGCGCGGAAGCTGGCCTCATGACGGCGCTCGTGCCTATTAGCGCCGTGGTGATGGCGGCGGTGTTTCTACGCGAGCCGGTGACGGGTGCGCAGCTTACCGGGGTGGCGTGTGTACTCGGCGCGGTTTTGCTTGCGACGATGGGGCACCTGAAGCGCGCACCGCGTCGCACAGCGTGACGCGGCGTACCTGGCTGCGGCTTTGATCGCGGGTCTGAGCGCCGATCCCACGACGGAACTTTGCGAGCACCTAGGTGCGTGCTCAGGTATTCGACACTGCCACGACACCAGGATGGCCGACGATCGACAGGAATTCCCGACGCGTGGACGGATCCGTGCGAAATGTGCCGAGCATGCGCGAGGTGACCATCGTGACGCCGGCCTTGTGCACGCCGCGTGTCGACATGCATTGATGAGCCGCTTCGAGGATCACGCCGACCCCGGCCGGTTGCAGTACTTCATTGAGCGTATCGGCGATCTGCACAGTCATCTTCTCCTGGATCTGCAGACGCTTGGCGAACGCATCGACGAGCCGCGCCAGCTTCGAAATCCCCACTACGCGATGGCCCGGTAAATAGGCGACATGCGCACGACCGATGATCGGCACCATGTGATGTTCGCAATAGCTTTCGAAACGGATGTCTTTCAGCACGATCATCTCGTCGTAGCCATCCACCTCGGAGAACGTACGAGCGAGCAGTTCGCGCGGATCGACCGAATAGCCCGCAAAGAACTCTTCATAGGAGCGCACGACGCGCGCCGGCGTATCGAGCAGTCCTTCACGTTGCGGATCGTCGCCGGCCCAGCGCAATAACACGCGTACGGCATCTTCCGCCTCTTCACGCGTCGGGCGGCCAAGGGCTTCGCTTTGTTTGGTCTTCTTTGCCTTGCTGGTCATCCTTCACTCCTGTGAGGTCGCACGTCTACCAGGTCCGACCGGTACCGGTCATTGTTCCATGTTTTGCGATGCGGTGTGCAAGGCTGCAGCTTTATAACCGTGAGCGCTGGTCCGCGGCACCGCAATGCGCCGGCTATTTCGGCCACTCGTCCATGGCGTCGTTAAAGAGTTCGGCGACGACACTACGCAGCCAACTCGCACGCGGGTCGTTATGAAACTTGCGATGCCAGTGCTGCTTCAGATCGAAGCGCGGCAGTTCGAGCGGCGGTTCGACGAGCATGATGGAGGCATGTTCGGAGACGTACGCAAAGCCGATTGCATGCGGCACTGTGGCGATCAGGTCGGTGCGCGCGAGAATGAACGGCAAGCTCATGAAATGCGAAGTTTCGAGCACCGCGCGGCGCCGGATGCGTTTTTTCTCGAGGAATTGCTCGAGGACTTCCTGACTGCGTCCTTCGGCACGCACGACAGCATGTCCACATCCGATGAACTGCGACAGCGTCAACGGTTCGCGCGCGAGCGGATGATCGCTGCGCATCAGACAAATGAAGCGATGCGTGAAGAGGCGTTGCTGAAAGAAGTTGTTCCCTGAGAGGTCCGGGAAGTAGCCGACCGCCAGATCCACGTCGCCTGATTCGAGACCGCGCTCGATTTGCGAAGGCGGCAGTGAGACCGAGCGGAGATTCGCGCGTGGTGCGCGTTCGGCGAACATTTGCAGCAGACGCGGCAGAAAGACGATTTCGCCGACGTCGGAGAGAGCGATCGAAAACGTCTGGGTGGTAGTGGACGGCTCGAAGTCCTGCGCGTCCAGCATGCCTTGCTCGATGCGCAGCAGTGCCTCGCGCGCCGCGGGAATCAGCGCGAGAGCACGCGGCGTCGGTTCCATGCCGCGCGAAGTGCGCACGAACAGTTGATCGCCGAAATACTCGCGCAGCCGGCCAAGCGCCGTACTTACGCGTGGCTGGCTGACGCCCAGACGCTCCGCGGCGCGGCTCACGTTGCGGGTTTCCTCCATCGCAACGAGGTAGGGGATCAGGTTGAGGTCTAGTTCGGGCATGCCGGCAGCGCAAGGGAGTATCGGTTTAACGCATATACCTTACTCCTTAAATCGCGCTGGCGGATATTGGGGAAAGCGCCGAAGGGGCCGTTTGCCACTCGCGTAGCGCATGCCTTACCTCGTCGACGACGGCATCCCATTCTCCCAACCGACGTTGCCGGAACAGGCGCATTGATGGATACCAGGGGCTATCTGTTCTGTCCGTCAGCCAGCGCCAGTCCGCGCAGGCGGGTATAAGCGTCCACACGGGCAAGCCCGCGGCTCCGGCAAGGTGGGCAACGGAGGTGTCTACCGTAATGAGCAGATCGAGCGTTTGAAGTATCGCGAGCGTATCGGTGAAGTCTTCGATTGCGGGGCCTAACGTGTGCACGTCGAAGTCATTGCCGAGACGTTCGCTCTCGCGTTCGCGCTCGCCTTTCTGCACGGAATACCATCTGACCTGCGGGAGGTTGAAGAGCGGCTTTAGCGCCTCGATCCGGATAGACCGGTAACGGTCGAGAGCGTGGGTCGCGCTGCCTGCCCACACCACGGCGATATGTTTGCCTCCTTCGCTCATCTTTCGCGATGACAGGGCATCAATGTAGCCCTGCCAATAGCGAAACTTGTGAGGCGTCGTGGTGAGATACGGCATCGCAACGGGGAGCATGGGCAAGCTGAGTTTCATGCGCTCTGGAATCCTTAGCATATGACTCCAGTAGTCGTAAGGTCCGGGAGGTACGGTAGTCCATACGGTTCGCACGTTCGTCATGCTGGCGGCTAGCCTTGCTATGGGCTCGCTTACCAGCACGTCGACGATTGCTCGTTGTTGATGCAACCATTCAGCAAACCGGATGAACTGGATTTCATCGCCACGTCCTTGTTCACCAACCAGCAGGAATAGACGTCCCGCAACCGATTCACCCTGCCATTCAGGAAACGGTGGACGGACCAATTCTTTCTCCCGGCCGGGGATTTTGTAGAACCATCCGTATCGCTGCCAGCCTTCTTCGAACTCGCCCAATCCAAGTTGCACACCGGCCAGTTGAAATTGCATATATGGGTTATCCGGCATAAGCCGCGCAGCCTCCATACTGTGTGGCCGGCTTGCGGCGAGGTCACCCTGCATGCCGAGTGCGCGCGCTGCGTTGTGGTGCAGTAAGGGATGGCGTGGATCGATGGCGAGTCCCTGTGTCGCAACGCTGTATGCGTCGCTGAAATGATCGTTGGTGTTCAATACGAACGACAGCGATTTGAGCGCCTCGGCGTCGCGGGCAAAGCGGGTTCGGATCTGCGCGGTCGCCAAGTCGAGCTGACTGGTACGGTTTGTCTTTGCCAGTGCTGCAATCAGATCAAGGCCGTCCTGCAGGCAGGATGCATCGAGCGTCCATGCGCGCAACCAGTAATCGGCGGCGTCATCGATGTGGCCGATTTGCGCGCTGATTCGGGCCAAGGCACGAATTGCATGATTCAACGCTGGCTCGATTTCAAGGGACTTTTTGTAGTGGGTGATTGCCTCGCTAAAGCGGCCGGACAACCGCAGGCTGTCAGCGAGGTTCCTGTGAAGGCTGGCGGTGCTGCCGCCCAATGCGATCGCGCGACGATAGAACGCGTCGGCGCAAACGATGTCTCCCTGCAACGCCGCGAGCAGGCCGGCGTGCTCCCACAGATCGGCGCGGTCAGGGGCGACTTGCAGCGCCTGTTCAAGATAGCCGCGCGCCTGGTTCATGTCGTTCGCATGCACGCAGGCGAGTCCCATCAGATGCAGCGCGTGCACATGGCGCGGGCTGATGGCGAGCACTTTGCGGTAACCATTCATCGCCTCGGTGAAACGCCGCGCGGCAAAGTCAGTGTCGGCGAGTGCGACAAGCGCCTCCACGTCCAGGGTTGCGTCGACGTTGTTGTTAGGCGGATGGTTGAGCTGCAAGATATTTTGTCTCTATGATGAATTGTGGTTCGATCTGGCTCATTCAATTTGGTTAGTTAAGAATCCTGATGAAGTGAGATACGTGAGATACGGATCGTGTGTCCTGAATCACTTACCCCAACCGTCAGGAACTCAAAACCACGTGGACATCGAAGATCGCCAGATCAAGATATTGAATATCCTGAGCAGGTTAAACAAGCGGGGACTTCTTTTCTTTCGTCAGAATTTTTACCGGGCGGGTGGGATAAAAGCGGATCATGGATAGCCCCGCCTTGACAAGCGCAAGCAGCAGCTTTCATAATGCGCCAATGCGTTCGCTAAACGAATCAGTGTTCGTATACCGAACAAATTTGCGAACAAACTGCGTGTTGATCGAATCCGGTCGGCGCGCCATGACCAGGACGTGGAGACCGTCCCGCAAACCGTTCCGCGTGGTTCGCCAGAGCAGGCGTGCCGTGACGGCGCGAGCGGCACGGTACGGCGCGTCCCTTAGGGAATTCGACATGATCAACAAGATTTTCGAGTCACTTCAGTCGGCGGTCGCCGATGTGCACGACGGCGCGACCGTCATGATCGGCGGTTTCGGCACGGCCGGTATGCCGTCCGAACTGATCGACGCGCTGATCGAGCAAGGCGCGCGCGAGCTCACCATCGTCAACAACAATGCCGGCAACGGCGACATCGGCCTGGCCGCGTTGCTGAAGGCCAGGCGCGTGCGCAAGATCATCTGCTCGTTCCCGCGCCAGACCGATTCCTATGTGTTCGACGCGCTCTACCGCGCCGGTGAGATCGAACTCGAACTGGTGCCGCAGGGCAATCTCGCCGAGCGTATTCGCGCAGCAGGTGCGGGTATCGGCGGCTTCTTCACTCCGACCGCGTACGGCACGAAACTCGCGGAGGGCAAGGAAACGCGCCTGATCGACGGCAAGCATTACGTGCTCGAGTCGCCGCTGCATGCGGATTTCGCGCTGATCAAGGCTTTCAAGGGCGACCGCTGGGGCAATCTGGTGTATCGCAAGACGGCGCGTAACTTCGGCCCGATCATGGCGAGCGCGGCGAAAACTGCGGTTGTGCAGGTGTCGAAAGTGGTGCCGCTCGGCGAACTCGATCCGGAAGTGATCGTCACCCCCGGCATTTTCGTGCAACGCGTGATCGAAGTGCCGCAAGCCACGCATGAAGCAGAGCTCGCATCCGCGACCGCAGCCTGAGGAGACCCGACATGAAAAAACTGACCCGCGATGAAATGGCGAAGCGCGTCGCTCAGGACATCCCTGAAGGCGCGTATGTGAACCTCGGTATCGGCGTGCCGACGCTGGTGGCCAACCACCTCGCTGCAGACAAGGAAATCTTCCTGCACAGCGAAAACGGTCTGCTCGGCATGGGCCCGGCACCGGCAGCTGGCGCGGAAGACGACGAACTGATCAACGCCGGCAAGCAGCACGTCACGTTGCTGACGGGCGGTGCGTACTTCCACCATTCGGACTCGTTCGCGATGATGCGCGGCGGCCACCTGGATTTCTGCGTGCTCGGCGCATTCCAGGTATCGGCCAAGGGCGACCTCGCGAACTGGCACACCGGCGCGCCGGATGCGATTCCGGCAGTCGGCGGCGCAATGGATCTGGCCATCGGCGCCAAGCAGGTGTACGTGATGATGGAGCACCTGACCAAGCAGGGCGAGAGCAAGATCGCTGCCGAGTGCACCTATCCGGTCACAGGCGTGGCCTGCGTGGATCGCATCTACACCGACCTGGCGATGATCGACGTCACCGCAGACGGCCTCGTGGTGCGCGAGATTTTCTCGGACATCGATTTCGACGCGCTGCACAAACTGACCGGCGTGCCGCTGATCGACGGCACCCAGGCGGCACGCGCTGCGTGAGCTCGGCGCGGCATTGGCGACAATGGTGTAACGTGTCTCGCGTGTCCATTGTTTCCGAAGGCCGCGCGTGCTCCGCTTGCGCGTAGATTCGGACGCGGACGATATCCTTTCTCCGTTTTTTTCAATTCACCATGCTCGAAGCCAGCGCCCGTCTGACCGGTCTCATCTGCGGCACGCAGCCAATGAACGATGTCTGGTCGCCCCGCGCCACGCTGCAAAGAATGCTCGATGTCGAAGCGGCGCTCGCGCGGGCCTCGGCGCAGCACAACGTCATTCCGCAATCGGCGGTGGCCGCGATCGAAGCGGCTTGCCAGGCCGATCAACTGGATGCCGACGCGCTCGCACGCGACGCGGCTCTCGGCGGTAATCTGGCCATTCCGCTCGTCAAGCAACTGACTGCGCGCGTGAAGGCGGCGGACGCGGAAGCGTCGAAATACGTCCACTGGGGCGCGACGAGCCAGGACATCATCGATACCGCGACCGTCCTTCAACTGCGCGACACCTTCGATCTGCTCGGCCCGCATCTGCAATCTACCTGTGCGGCGCTCGCTGTGCTTGCCCGCACCCATCGCGCGACGCCAATGATCGGTCGGACCTGGTTGCAGCAGGCTTTGCCGATTACGCTGGGTCTGAAATTCGCGCAGTGGCTCGATACGTTACTGCGTCATCAAGAACGGCTCGATGCGTTGCGCCCTCGCGTGCTGGCACTGCAATTCGGCGGCGCGGCCGGCACGCTTGCGAGTCTGCGCGACGCAGCGCCGGAAGTAACGCAAGCGCTAGGCAAAGAGCTGGGCCTGAGCGTGCCCGCGGTGCCGTGGCACACGCAGCGCGACCGTATCGCCGAAACGGCCTCATGGCTCGGCATGCTGATCGGCACGCTTGGCAAGATTGCTCGCGACATCTCGCTGCAGATGCAAACCGAACTCGGCGAACTGGCCGAACCGGCCGCGGCGGGCAAGGGCGGTTCGTCGACGATGCCGCATAAACGCAATCCCGTCGGCTGCGCGGCCGTGCTAACCGCCTCGGCGCGCGCGCCGGGGCTCGTCGCTACCGTGCTTGCAGGCATGGTGCAGGAACACGAGCGTGCCCTCGGCGGCTGGCAGGCCGAATGGGATGCGTTGCCCGATCTCGCGCGGCTCGCAGGTGGGGCGCTTGCCAACATAGAACAGATCGTGAGCGGTCTCGACGTCAATGTCGAACGGCTCGCGAGCAACCTCGAAGTCACGCATGGTCTGATCCTCGGCGAATCGGTGATGCTTGCGCTGGGCGATCGCATCGGCCGGCTCGACGCGCATCATCTGGTAGAGCGGGCTTCGAAAGCAGCGGTGCAATCGGGGCAAACGCTCTTCGACGTCCTCGCTGCCGATACCGCAGTCACCGAACATCTTCCGGTCGAGCAACTGCAACGCCTGCTCGATCCGGCTCAATACGTCGGCCAGGCACACGCCTATGTAGACGCCGTGCTGGCTCTTCACAGCGAGCGCGCTGGCCGCGCACCTTCCCAGGAGTAACGGAATGCCCTACGCCGCAGTCAACGGCATCGAGCTTCATTATCGGATCGACGGCGACCGTCATGGTCACGCGCCGTGGATCGTGCTGTCGAATTCGCTTGGCAGCGATATGTCGATGTGGGCGCCGCAAGTCGCCGCGCTATCGAAGACGTTTCGCGTGTTGCGCTACGACACGCGCGGCCACGGTCATTCGGAAGCGCCGAAGGGGCCGTACACGATCGAACAGTTGACGGGCGACGTGATTGGCCTGATGGATACGCTGAAGATCGCCAAGGCGAATTTTTGCGGCCTCT
The sequence above is drawn from the Paraburkholderia phenazinium genome and encodes:
- a CDS encoding 3-oxoacid CoA-transferase subunit B: MKKLTRDEMAKRVAQDIPEGAYVNLGIGVPTLVANHLAADKEIFLHSENGLLGMGPAPAAGAEDDELINAGKQHVTLLTGGAYFHHSDSFAMMRGGHLDFCVLGAFQVSAKGDLANWHTGAPDAIPAVGGAMDLAIGAKQVYVMMEHLTKQGESKIAAECTYPVTGVACVDRIYTDLAMIDVTADGLVVREIFSDIDFDALHKLTGVPLIDGTQAARAA
- a CDS encoding 3-carboxy-cis,cis-muconate cycloisomerase translates to MLEASARLTGLICGTQPMNDVWSPRATLQRMLDVEAALARASAQHNVIPQSAVAAIEAACQADQLDADALARDAALGGNLAIPLVKQLTARVKAADAEASKYVHWGATSQDIIDTATVLQLRDTFDLLGPHLQSTCAALAVLARTHRATPMIGRTWLQQALPITLGLKFAQWLDTLLRHQERLDALRPRVLALQFGGAAGTLASLRDAAPEVTQALGKELGLSVPAVPWHTQRDRIAETASWLGMLIGTLGKIARDISLQMQTELGELAEPAAAGKGGSSTMPHKRNPVGCAAVLTASARAPGLVATVLAGMVQEHERALGGWQAEWDALPDLARLAGGALANIEQIVSGLDVNVERLASNLEVTHGLILGESVMLALGDRIGRLDAHHLVERASKAAVQSGQTLFDVLAADTAVTEHLPVEQLQRLLDPAQYVGQAHAYVDAVLALHSERAGRAPSQE